From a single Apium graveolens cultivar Ventura chromosome 2, ASM990537v1, whole genome shotgun sequence genomic region:
- the LOC141706847 gene encoding putative BOI-related E3 ubiquitin-protein ligase 3 isoform X2: protein MAIPPHQFQHQQPQSNTFRDIYNINGQISPPINYFNGQDHSHHPPYIPPCLAPGPVPTPDVSNELQWNYGFEPEKKRPKEQDFLENNNNSQISSVDFLQPRSVSTGLGLSLDNGRLNSSGDSPLLALIGDDIELQLQRHDAEIDKYIKLQGDRLRQSVLEKVQANQLQAISYIEEKFLQKFREKDAEVESINKKNAELESHIEQLAIEANAWQQRAKYNESMINTLSFNLQQVYAKSRDSKEGCGDSEVDDTASCCNGRPALNFHLLCKDNNEMKALMTCKVCRVSEVSMLLLPCKHLCVCKECESRLSHCPLCQSSKYIGMEIYM, encoded by the exons ATGGCCATACCTCCCCACCAATTCCAACACCAGCAACCACAATCCAACACTTTCAG AGATATTTACAATATCAACGGTCAGATTTCACCTCCGATCAACTATTTCAACGGCCAGGATCACTCTCATCACCCCCCTTACATCCCTCCCT GCTTAGCACCGGGACCGGTGCCAACGCCGGATGTAAGTAATGAATTACAATGGAATTACGGGTTTGAGCCCGAGAAAAAGAGGCCGAAAGAGCAGGATTTCTTGGAGAATAATAATAATTCTCAGATTTCTTCGGTTGATTTCTTGCAACCGAGGTCGGTGTCTACGGGGTTAGGTTTATCTCTCGATAATGGGCGGTTAAACTCTTCGGGTGATTCCCCGTTGCTGGCTCTTATTGGGGATGATATTGAGCTTCAGTTGCAGAGACATGATGCTGAGATCGATAAATACATTAAACTACAA GGTGATCGGCTCAGGCAGTCGGTGCTAGAGAAAGTGCAGGCGAACCAACTCCAAGCAATCTCATATATTGAAGAAAAGTTCCTTCAAAAATTTCGCGAGAAAGATGCTGAGGTAGAGAGCATTAACAAGAAGAATGCTGAGCTTGAATCGCACATTGAACAATTGGCCATAGAGGCCAATGCTTGGCAGCAAAGGGCAAAGTACAACGAAAGCATGATCAATACCCTTAGTTTTAACCTTCAGCAAGTGTATGCAAAAAGTAGAGACAGCAAAGAAGGTTGTGGTGACAGTGAGGTTGATGACACCGCTTCGTGCTGTAATGGTCGTCCTGCTCTCAACTTTCATCTGCTTTGCAAGGATAACAATGAAATGAAGGCATTAATGACTTGTAAGGTGTGTAGAGTCAGTGAAGTGAGTATGCTTCTGCTACCTTGCAAGCATCTCTGTGTCTGTAAAGAATGTGAAAGTAGGCTTAGTCATTGTCCCTTGTGTCAGTCTTCTAAGTATATTGGCATGGAAATATATATGTAA
- the LOC141706847 gene encoding putative BOI-related E3 ubiquitin-protein ligase 3 isoform X1, translating into MAIPPHQFQHQQPQSNTFRDIYNINGQISPPINYFNGQDHSHHPPYIPPFHVVGLAPGPVPTPDVSNELQWNYGFEPEKKRPKEQDFLENNNNSQISSVDFLQPRSVSTGLGLSLDNGRLNSSGDSPLLALIGDDIELQLQRHDAEIDKYIKLQGDRLRQSVLEKVQANQLQAISYIEEKFLQKFREKDAEVESINKKNAELESHIEQLAIEANAWQQRAKYNESMINTLSFNLQQVYAKSRDSKEGCGDSEVDDTASCCNGRPALNFHLLCKDNNEMKALMTCKVCRVSEVSMLLLPCKHLCVCKECESRLSHCPLCQSSKYIGMEIYM; encoded by the exons ATGGCCATACCTCCCCACCAATTCCAACACCAGCAACCACAATCCAACACTTTCAG AGATATTTACAATATCAACGGTCAGATTTCACCTCCGATCAACTATTTCAACGGCCAGGATCACTCTCATCACCCCCCTTACATCCCTCCCT TTCATGTGGTAGGCTTAGCACCGGGACCGGTGCCAACGCCGGATGTAAGTAATGAATTACAATGGAATTACGGGTTTGAGCCCGAGAAAAAGAGGCCGAAAGAGCAGGATTTCTTGGAGAATAATAATAATTCTCAGATTTCTTCGGTTGATTTCTTGCAACCGAGGTCGGTGTCTACGGGGTTAGGTTTATCTCTCGATAATGGGCGGTTAAACTCTTCGGGTGATTCCCCGTTGCTGGCTCTTATTGGGGATGATATTGAGCTTCAGTTGCAGAGACATGATGCTGAGATCGATAAATACATTAAACTACAA GGTGATCGGCTCAGGCAGTCGGTGCTAGAGAAAGTGCAGGCGAACCAACTCCAAGCAATCTCATATATTGAAGAAAAGTTCCTTCAAAAATTTCGCGAGAAAGATGCTGAGGTAGAGAGCATTAACAAGAAGAATGCTGAGCTTGAATCGCACATTGAACAATTGGCCATAGAGGCCAATGCTTGGCAGCAAAGGGCAAAGTACAACGAAAGCATGATCAATACCCTTAGTTTTAACCTTCAGCAAGTGTATGCAAAAAGTAGAGACAGCAAAGAAGGTTGTGGTGACAGTGAGGTTGATGACACCGCTTCGTGCTGTAATGGTCGTCCTGCTCTCAACTTTCATCTGCTTTGCAAGGATAACAATGAAATGAAGGCATTAATGACTTGTAAGGTGTGTAGAGTCAGTGAAGTGAGTATGCTTCTGCTACCTTGCAAGCATCTCTGTGTCTGTAAAGAATGTGAAAGTAGGCTTAGTCATTGTCCCTTGTGTCAGTCTTCTAAGTATATTGGCATGGAAATATATATGTAA